DNA sequence from the Hemitrygon akajei chromosome 8, sHemAka1.3, whole genome shotgun sequence genome:
CAAGAAGTTTTAGCCTTGTTAGCTAACCCCACATTCTAAGAATAAAGTATAAGAAAATAGTGTTTACCTTGGGTAAAAATTCCTGTTGGCCTGAATCCGTTTGATTGAATTGCATTGTATCTATACAGGACAAACCACTTTCCGTTAGACACGGAATCACTGACATGGCACCTGTGTAACATGCCTGTGACGTAATTAAATCCATTGAAGGGTTTACAGCATCACAGTCTCGTTTCCTTGATTGCTGCTGTATGCAATCCAGGTAGTCCTCCAGGCCATTAACCGCATTACTGTTCTGTATATGAAACCCATCAACTGGCACATCTATCTGGCTGAAGTCAGAATGTTGGTTTAACTCAGCAGCTCTCTGATGGTACGCAGTGGCTTGTGGACATGCTGAGGTGGTAACGTTAAGCTCAGATTTATACTGGAACCCTGATGAAGCACTGTCTGAACCAGACAACCCAAACTGCTTTCCCTGATCATTCACAAGACTTTCACTGCCAGAGTTCCAGTTTGAGAGAAGGCCATTGACTTTCATGAGCTTCATCTTCTGGCACAGCTGCTGCTGATGCTGATAATGCTGCATTTGAGCTTGTTTTCGCTCTTGTTGGTAACGTTGTGATGGAAGTGGCTGCTGCAACACGTGTTGTGTCGCTTGTTGTGGCTGCTTCTGTTGCAAGTGCTGAAATGAAGGTTGCTGGGGACGTTGCAAGCTTTGCCATGGAAGTGGCTGCTGCAGATGTTGCACTGATGGTGGCTGCTGTTGGTGCTGCACTGGAAGTGGCTGTTGCAGATGTTGCACTGGTAACGGCTGCTGTTGCTGCTTCACTGGAAGTGGCTGTTGCAGATGTTGCACTGGAAACGGCTGCTGTTGCTGCTTCACTGGAAGTGGCTGTTGCAGATGTTGCACTGGAAACGGCTGCTGTTGCTGCTTCACTGGAAGTGGCTGTTGCAGATGTTGCACTGGAAACGGCTGCTGTTGCTGCTTCACTGGAAGTGGCTGTTGCAGATGTTGCACTGGTAACGGCTGCTGCACTGGAAGTGGCTGTTGCAGGTGTTCCACTGGCACTGGCAGCTGTTGCTGCACTGGAAGTGTCCACTGCAGGTGTTGCACTGGTAGTGGCTGCTGTTGCTGCATATGTGTTGGAAATTggggttgctgctgctgttgcaaGAGTTGTGACTGAGTTTGTTGCTGCATCTTGCAATCTAAATTTGAATTAAATGGTTTCTCTGATATACAGCTTGAAAACATGCAGTCTGACCTCCTCTTCAGTGATTCCTGAACATAACTTAGAATTTCATCATTCAGTGTAATGTTATTAATGTCTCCAGCCTCATCCCAATGAACCCTCAGGAATGTCTCATCCTGGCATATGAGATCAAAGTCTTCTAATTTTATATCAAGGTCTTTCATAGTGTTATAAAGTTCACTGCTAATGTTATTTGCCAAAATATCAACATTATTTTCAGGAGCAGGGAATGTCTTTTGCTGCTGCATGCAATTGATGTTCCAAATACTGTTATCTTCATTGAACAAAAgttcttcccaaccacttagaTGGACATCACTTAATTCTGTATCTTTACTCTCATTAAAAAAGGTCTTCTCAAGATCACATTTTTGATGTTGTGAAGGATCAGACACATACAGTGATCTATCTTGGCTTAACATGACACCAAGAAGGGAGCTTGGATCTATTGATTCCTGCTTTCTTAATGTTTCTGTTGTTTGAGTGATCTGACTATTTGTAGGATCTGTTAATCCAAGTATTGTACAGTTTCCTTCATATAGTAATGCTTCTCCAGTTGCAAAATTAAAAGGCAACTGCAGAGTTCGTTTTTGCAaattctcttccccttcctcatcactgaaaaAGCAGAAAAAAGTCTATAGTTATTACAAAGAATTACAATACATCCAAGAACTCTAGTCCACACTTTACTAATATAACAGTGCTCTAAAAGAGCATTGAATTAATTTCCAATGAATAAATTATTCTAGCCTTTGCAGGAAATGGGGGCTAGATGGAAATTTGAGGGCTCCATCACCCTCACCTAGCCTGTTGACAAATCTCACTGCCTGTGTTACCTTCCTGTCCTTACTAATGCATTGCAGATACGGAGGCCAGCTGAGCTGATCTTCCAAACCTGAGAATTATCTTTCGAAGCAACAAGACATCTGGTTTTGAGATCCACCTCCTGCAGATAGCTGGTTATCAGAACGATTTGGAACTAATTTAAAATGTA
Encoded proteins:
- the LOC140732025 gene encoding aryl hydrocarbon receptor-like — protein: MNSNSIYASRKRRKPVQKSVKSTAPDGAKSNPSKRHRDRLNAELERLANLLPFPQDVVSKLDKLSVLRLSVSYLRAKSFFNVTLKSNGNGIHENCVPPQPREHLQEGELLLQALSGFVLVVTAEGLIFYTSSTIQDYLGFHQSDIIHQSVFELIHTEDRAEFRRQLHWALNPEPNVELGKEHPGENGLPMPMNHYSPEQLPPEKSPFLERNFVCRLRCLLDNSSGFLAMNFQGRLKFLYEQNMKGKDGSIIPPQLALFAVATPLQPPSILEIRTKNLIFRTKHKLDFTPMGCDAKGKIVLGYTDAELCMRGTGYQFIHVADMMYCAENHIRMMKKGESGMTVFRLLTKENRWTWVQANARLGYKNGKPDYIIATQRPLTDEEGEENLQKRTLQLPFNFATGEALLYEGNCTILGLTDPTNSQITQTTETLRKQESIDPSSLLGVMLSQDRSLYVSDPSQHQKCDLEKTFFNESKDTELSDVHLSGWEELLFNEDNSIWNINCMQQQKTFPAPENNVDILANNISSELYNTMKDLDIKLEDFDLICQDETFLRVHWDEAGDINNITLNDEILSYVQESLKRRSDCMFSSCISEKPFNSNLDCKMQQQTQSQLLQQQQQPQFPTHMQQQQPLPVQHLQWTLPVQQQLPVPVEHLQQPLPVQQPLPVQHLQQPLPVKQQQQPFPVQHLQQPLPVKQQQQPFPVQHLQQPLPVKQQQQPFPVQHLQQPLPVKQQQQPLPVQHLQQPLPVQHQQQPPSVQHLQQPLPWQSLQRPQQPSFQHLQQKQPQQATQHVLQQPLPSQRYQQERKQAQMQHYQHQQQLCQKMKLMKVNGLLSNWNSGSESLVNDQGKQFGLSGSDSASSGFQYKSELNVTTSACPQATAYHQRAAELNQHSDFSQIDVPVDGFHIQNSNAVNGLEDYLDCIQQQSRKRDCDAVNPSMDLITSQACYTGAMSVIPCLTESGLSCIDTMQFNQTDSGQQEFLPKIQTGCNDGNRNEVYPSIFGNRNYADTYLQAPHNHLRDPGSYSNQPSSDII